From Salvelinus sp. IW2-2015 linkage group LG2, ASM291031v2, whole genome shotgun sequence, one genomic window encodes:
- the LOC111980218 gene encoding probable G-protein coupled receptor 34 isoform X2, with protein sequence MIPDPREHCHLDDSSLRIPLAVLYSVLFVLGLTGNILALWVFLYVHSKNNSVRVFVINVALADLLLVICLPFRVLYHSKANRWDLGPTLCKVVGNLFYMNMYISITLLGLISVDRYLKIQRHAGGQYRLKATRWSSAICGTIWALALASVIPMILLSEGNEESDQVFPV encoded by the exons ATGATCCCTGACCCCAGGGAACACTGTCACCTTGACGACAGCTCCCTCCGGATCCCTCTAGCTGTCCTTTACTCAGTCCTCTTCGTCTTGGGCCTGACCGGCAATATCCTGGCTCTCTGGGTCTTTCTATATGTCCACTCCAAAAATAACTCTGTCAGAGTGTTCGTCATCAACGTAGCTTTAGCCGACCTGCTACTGGTCATCTGTCTTCCATTCAGAGTGCTCTACCACAGTAAAGCAAACCGCTGGGACCTGGGCCCCACCCTCTGTAAGGTAGTGGGGAACCTCTTCTATATGAACATGTACATCAGTATCACCTTATTAGGGTTGATCAGTGTGGATCGCTATCTGAAGATCCAGCGTCACGCCGGGGGCCAGTACCGTCTCAAGGCCACCAGATGGAGCTCTGCCATCTGTGGGACGATCTGGGCCCTGGCCCTTGCCTCCGTCATACCCATGATTCTCCTCTCAGAGGGCAACGAGGAGTCTGATCAA GTGTTTCCAGTATAA
- the LOC111980218 gene encoding probable G-protein coupled receptor 34 isoform X1, whose translation MIPDPREHCHLDDSSLRIPLAVLYSVLFVLGLTGNILALWVFLYVHSKNNSVRVFVINVALADLLLVICLPFRVLYHSKANRWDLGPTLCKVVGNLFYMNMYISITLLGLISVDRYLKIQRHAGGQYRLKATRWSSAICGTIWALALASVIPMILLSEGNEESDQVGLIFHV comes from the coding sequence ATGATCCCTGACCCCAGGGAACACTGTCACCTTGACGACAGCTCCCTCCGGATCCCTCTAGCTGTCCTTTACTCAGTCCTCTTCGTCTTGGGCCTGACCGGCAATATCCTGGCTCTCTGGGTCTTTCTATATGTCCACTCCAAAAATAACTCTGTCAGAGTGTTCGTCATCAACGTAGCTTTAGCCGACCTGCTACTGGTCATCTGTCTTCCATTCAGAGTGCTCTACCACAGTAAAGCAAACCGCTGGGACCTGGGCCCCACCCTCTGTAAGGTAGTGGGGAACCTCTTCTATATGAACATGTACATCAGTATCACCTTATTAGGGTTGATCAGTGTGGATCGCTATCTGAAGATCCAGCGTCACGCCGGGGGCCAGTACCGTCTCAAGGCCACCAGATGGAGCTCTGCCATCTGTGGGACGATCTGGGCCCTGGCCCTTGCCTCCGTCATACCCATGATTCTCCTCTCAGAGGGCAACGAGGAGTCTGATCAAGTGGGTTTAATttttcatgtttaa